Sequence from the Amaranthus tricolor cultivar Red isolate AtriRed21 chromosome 1, ASM2621246v1, whole genome shotgun sequence genome:
tttaatcAATTCATATATCatattttctaaaattcctAAGAGAGACAAACTGAAAATCCATTTAATTGCGAGTTTGGACCAAGAGGGTCGAGCATTCACGTCGTGACTATAGCCTCACCATTGATCACTCACACTACTAGATACATGGATCACATGCATCCTGGTGATTGGGAGTGTTTGTCAATTTGCTGATCACTTTATAGTTGGGCTTGTTTGATCAACTGAAAATATTAActgtttttattggcttttaagcCAGCTGAAAAGCCAGTTGTTTATagaaatgtttggtaaatttagatattgattgttgtttgtattagagaaaaagtgaataaataaggcaaaagccaactaaaaaagctAACTGAGGTAgttctttttattttagcttaaaagccaacttTTCAGCTGACTTAAAAACCATTTTccaatacttttttttattaacaaatcaaaagccaaataaaaaattaaacaaaaaactaTTTACTAAACACCCCATTATCTTCACAGCTCTCTGAGTATCAACCTATAAATGGGTGATGGCATTGGTATTTGAAGCATTCATTTTGAAAGTGAGCATACGTTTTAGGTAGCCATACACTTTAGtagaataattataaattttaatataaaaaagataaataaattataaatattagtgATATTTTGTAAGTTTacgttaataatgataataaataaatttattagaaaaaacaaACACAAGTTACAACCCACGTCCAAGCAGTGAGACAGCACATAGCTATTACACCCAGGTTAGCATTATCATTACTGCTTTTATTATTAGCTTTTGCATGCAACTTTAGTCAATTAGTCATCATCCGCTTTACAAGAAAGGTGGCAACGGCGATTGCTAATTCTTAACACAATTACTTTTGTATAAGGTATTTTACGATATGAAGCGCCTAAATTACTTGtatttttgatttataattaattatttcaaaatacttgattgataataattaaatatgggtttaatatacaattttatctcattaaaattattatatattatgtataaacACTAGTTAAACAATGAATATTCTAGTATAATCTAATCATGATTGTGGATGAGGAACAATTACTAAATACTTACAgattttcatataaatttttgacaatacacatttttcttctaattgagcaaaaatatgacaaatttatttatttttttttaaaaatgttttctcatcatatatgactttttattcattaaaaaatattgaataatttGCCAGTTACATTTTAATGTTTAGGCCTTTTACAAACTACAACCACCAAAGTAACATTGTTTACAATATTCAGGTCAAATTACAAGATTTCGACCACTTAGGCAAACAATTTAACCACTAAAATGATCAGAATCTTGTGATTTGCCATGAATGCCGTAGACATTGATATTTTAacgatttttttttgcaaatgacctaaattttaaagttataattcgtaaataattcaaaaatataaggactaaaattaaaaatcaaatcttgtcTTAATTAGAGtaccactttttaaaaaatatcataaattcaATTCTTACAAAACTTTTCCACTTTATTAGACAATCAAATTACTTTTAACTTGAGacacaattaaattaataaaaattctatttttttgacactatttatcgatcacaattaatttatattttacactattcatcgatcacaattaatttatattttattcttaatttagacGTCAAAAGACAGTCAAGTGgtatcttatttaattcgtctcaatgtaaattttattaatattaaatttttataatttttaattatatatgattagaaatatttaaaatttaatgtgttaaaACTAAATAGGAAAATTTATTCACAATTAACATATGTACCAagctcattaaaaaaaaaaaaaaaatgtaccaAGCTGGATGTGACGTTATTACAGTGATGATAAACCAACTCCCCAATTTAACAGAATTTCCCACCTTATTTTCATCTCTTTCTCTATCCTACGTGGCATTCTCTCCCAACTCAGCTTTCTTAATTAAACCCTCTCCATTTCTCCTACACCTTTTTAGAATctgtaaaaatcaaattattttctctttcactATTTATACATTTTCTGAGCTTTTCTTCTTCACAGTTCAATCACACAACATATTTTTTACTTTATCCTTTATCTCCATTAAATCTGTTTATTTAGAGATAAAGTTTTATCTCTTTCTTTCTTACACCCTTTTCTTCTTATCACAATTTCCCAGCCATTCTTTCCGTGACTTGATTGGCTTAATTATGAATTAAACAGAATCTTAAATCCCATATTTTATTCACTTCTAttcctatttttctttttaaatcaattttttaatatatatacaacaaacaTTCTGCATTATATAAAACAGAGTAAATAATCCAGACAAAGAAATACTTAGAACGTAATGTTGGACGGCATATTTCGCAGTAATTTCAGAACAAAATGGTATGTTATCCACAAAACTTCGAAACCCTTGTTTTCACGTTTTTTGTTCAAATGTTTCTAGAAGGTAttcgtgttttttttttcctgatgGGTAGTGGATGAATTTGATGGTTTTTTTGGGATATTTTTTGATGAGTAGTAGAAgaatttgatgggtttttggCTATTTTCCGATGAGTAATAGaaaatttgatgggtttttggCTATTTTCTGATGAGTTTTGGAAGAATTTGATAtgtttttgtctattttttgaTGAACAGTGAAAGAATGTGatgggtttttatttttgttgtataTTAATGTAGATTGGGTTTAGAAATTTATGATGATTTCTATAagtaaattgaatttttttgattgtttGAATAATCTGATTCTGTTGGTGTTAAACAGCAAATCATTGTTAACTCGGATAAAAACTCGATTAGAGGTGATAAAGAAGAGACGTAATTCAATGCAGACATTTCTGAAGAAAGATATTGCGGAGCTTTTGAAAAGCAACCTGGATCGTAATGCTTATGGCAGGGTAATTCTTTTTTCATTCACATTAATTAATTTCTCCCTCTGTTTTCACGCCtttacaatttttgataattttgattgattaactACATGAGTATTTTCTACCTTAATTCTACATTATAAGAAttatttctgtttttaaataatttttttggtaaTGTTTTTGGGTAATTTAATGCAAATTTCATAgaattattatttctaattccTTAAACTCATCTTTTCGGAGTGCACTGGCCTATTAAACTTTTGATCCAGTTGATTCACTAACGAATATCAAAAGCCTATGTCATGTGTTGGAATCTTAATGGTTCTAAATACAGTAAAAGCATGTAATATGTGCATGGCACCAGCTTGTTATATGTAATCTATTCTCGTAAAAACAAAGACATTTCTGATTGATCCATTTAAAAAAGTATAAGCATATCTACAGAAAGCTGGAGTTAGCTACTTTGCATTCATTTGGAATCATCTCGAATTTGCAAGTTTGGCATCTATGGTAATTTTTATCATGTCTTGCATAATTCATGTCCATCTTATATCTAAGTATGAATTACAACAAGTAAAGGTGATTTTGTTGGTGTCACATTTGAGTAATATGCAACATTTTTTATGTTGATGCAGGCTGAAGGGCTCTATAAGGAGTTAGTCCTGTCTTCATGCTATGAGTTTGTAGGACAATGTTGTGCTTCTATCGCCGAAAATCTCAAAGAAATGCACAAGCAAAGGTATATTATATCATTCCGTTTGTTACATCTACTCTCTTTTTGGCCATCCGATaaatttacatcatttttaatttcgACTATTGTTACACgttttctcatttaatttttatctataaatttaagaaatatttttatttcatccaATCAGTTAACTTATTTTTcatttcatccacacattttAAATATGAGTATCATCTTATTCTGCCTAAAACCAAACAAAAAGATAAATGAAGCAAATTTATGTAGCAATAATGAGTTTTGGTGTTTGCTATGCTAGCTGCATACTAATTTGGGAGCATTGATATGAATTAAGTTGGTACACTTACTTTTGAGATCATGTCCTTAACTAACCCTTAATCATTGTGATTGACAAGCAACTATTCCCTTCATTAAGGGGGCTTTATTCTTAAACTATGATTCATAACATGAAAATTCAGATTCattaatacttctatatgaTTAAAGTCAACTTATTTTTAATAGACTAATTTCACTATTGTTATTTGTTTAGTCAACTAGACGATTGAAGTTGTGGGTGGCATGCACTTATGTTTTTCTCCATTCTTTATTCATGAGCTCAATTGTGTTTATTCTGTTTTGACTCTTAATTAATTGACTAAAAAGAGAATATCTAATGTAATACTCCATCTAAATAATGTAGTGTaacataaaacacaaaaaaaattagttttaagatCTTGAGATAACAGGGTTATCCAAGGTCATATTATAGCATTTGATTTAAAATCCTATTAGtattaaattgtgtaatatATAGCATAGAAGAATTGTAGTTAAGCTGATTCAGTATACATGCCAAGTAGAAGTGTTTGATGGGTCGGCTCACATTTCAACGGGTCATTAGCCGGTTGGGTCATTAACGGGCCTTGGCGGGCCGGGCTGTGGCCATGCAATTATAGGAATTGATTGCGaaaaaaatttaccacttgtttttaatatttttatatgatattattatatacataggtGGGTCGACCCAATGAGCAATAtagtagaataaaaaacaattttatgaactttaaaaaatGGGTTGGATTTAAACGGGCTTTGACCCATCCTGGCCCGTTTAATACCTGACATAACAGGCCCGACCAGGCCCATTTAAAATTTGACCCGAACGGCcagttgaacacctctaatgcCTAGGTGCATGCTCAGCCAACCCTATACGAGTCCTGATTTTGCCTGTTGGCTTGTATTAATCTGCAGTGATTGCCCGGAGCAATGTAAAGTTGCAGTGGGATCATTGATATACGCTGCAGCTAGATTCGCTGATCTTCCTGAACTACGCGATCTGAGGAATCTATTCCATGACAAATACAGCAAAACAGTAGACCCATTTGCCAGTAAAGAGGTAATCATGATGGATTAATTATATGAACTATCAGCTATTCTTTAATCAATGTATACAATATCTTacctttgtgtataaacttaTTGGTGATGTTTAATTAGTTCATGGAAAACTTAAAGTCAAGACCTCCTACAACAGAAATGAAGCTGCAATTAATGCAAGCACTAGCACAGGAATTCTCTGTCAAATGGGATTCCCAACTATTGGAGGAACAATTGCGAAATCCTAGCACTATTACTCATGTAAGTTCCCTCCACCAGCATTCAAACTTCTGTCAAGGAACGAATTCAACCGAAAAATTAAGTTCATAGTTGGAACACCTGGTTATGTTATATTACCAGCATTCAAACTTCTGGTTATGTTATGTTATAAGATTTGAACCCCTGACCTGAACTTCCGTCACATTgatttctgataccatgtcaagaaactaactcaaccaaataTTGGGGCCTTAGTCGTCGGCTTAAGAAGTTTCTTGGCGTGATATCAGAAGCACATGTTACGGGTTCAAATCTTATTCACTCTTTTTTTCAAGTGAAGACTTGTATTGCATCCACACGCCTAGCTCAAAAGACTCTCGTGTGAGATGGTGCGATAGAGTATACAACATATATATTGAGACCTCAATTGTCGGCATATGCTTTTCCTAACCTAATTTCTAACCAAATGCTAAAATTTTCCAGGAAGTTCCTGCTAATCCTACATCTGGAAATGGAGATAATGGAGGTGCTCACAATAATTTGCTAAAAAACCAGTCTACCTCAGTGCAAGAAAAAGGCAAACAGGTAGAAGTAGATAGacagatcaatgaagaacagaCTCATACAACTAGAACAAGAAGGCGCAACTCATGTTCGGAATTGAAAGAAAATATTGCCGAGGAATCACAGTATTTAAGCAGCATACAGGAAGAAACAAGGCCAGAAAACAACACTCCTTATAGAAAGCCGTTTACCAATCGAATCGTCCCTGCACCATATATCAGAACCAATAACAATAACACGAACGAAGAAAACGATTCATCAGGTAAAGCTAAACCGATACCAAAACCAAGATCAGTCAGAACGAAGTTCTTAAACCCGTCAGCAAGCACCAATGCAACCAGCAGTACTGAACAGGAGATTGATCCAAGGCAAAATTTAAGTGCTCGAGACTCACAAGCAAGGCCTAGACATGATCTTTTAAGCGACGATGAAGAAATTATTGCTTACTTTGGTAGAAAAACAGCAGTAGAAACTGGTGTTAGTGTAAAAAAAGATGGAAGTGAAACTCCAAAGTTGTTGGAGTTGCCTCCACCACCAGGTAAAAGAAGATATTTGTTTTGTGAATCTCAATCAGCATCTCCTGTTACGAAACCTGAAAGTCTCAGAAGGTCAGAAAAAAGTAGTTTTGTTTCGCCTGATCAGCCGCAATTTGAGGCAATTAAAGCTCCGATTCGACATGGAAGATCAAAGACGACGTTTGTGAATGATGGGCATCAAGTGCATACTAGGATGCCTGATTTTGATAAATTGGCAGAAAGGATTTCTAGTCTGAAAAATGTGTGAGATACTTCATATTGTAGGAAAGATGATTTTGGTCTTTCCATTTAAAGGAACATTAATCAATCTTGTTACATTTATGGGAAAAAGGGTGAGTAAGAATAGAAATTGTGGGaagttatttttgaattatttctcTATAGCTTGTTTTTCTTATcattttggaaaaattgttCTAAATAATTCCATATATTGTCCATCTGTTGTGAATAATtcctactattgattatttttaaataattcaacctttgtatattttttgccGACAACACCCCTTACCCTTTCAACCGGCTAGCGGTACGTATTACATGTTACacttatttctttttcttctttatgTTTCTTCGTTGGTCTACCCTTACTCTTCTTTGGTGCGTGGTAATTACCTATGATAGCTAGTCAAAATATGATAAGGATGCAGTCAGCAAAAAACATAAAAGGTTAAATTACTTAAAGATAATCAATAATAGGGTTTATTCACAAAAAATGGGCAATAAATGGAATTATTtaggataatttttcctattattacTTGGGTGCTGAATTGGTAAATTCTCCATGTGATTTATATACTTTATTGGAAATTCCATGGAGATGAGTATTCTTTGGAATGTTTATTTTACATTGTTCTTATGCATCATGCACAGTTTATTATAGTTGTGGCATTTGCAATGGAGAGTATATGTATCTAGCAGAAATTGGTGATCACTTTAGCAAATATCTttataaataacacaaaaaaacaTCAAAGAATTTGTTTTACACTTATTAGTCGGATATTTTCACTCAGAGTGACGATGAGTAGGATCTTGCACAAGTAGCATTGTTGCTGACTGATTTGGAAGATGTCCTCTACAGCATCACTAGTACACTCACATTATTAACATTCGCTTGTATGAGAAGTTTCCTAATTGTTGTCTTTCCCATCACTATTCGTTAAATACAGTTCACAATGACATGATGGTAACATAAATCTTTATCTAGATAGACACTTGAACTACTACTATACTAGTATGTATttgcaaatatatataaatgttacGTATACATACATAATTTATATTAACACCTTTAATATATGAATTATGCCATCCATTAGAGACCTCTTTATTGGTATATCAATACATGTTCACTAACTAGAGTTTAGAAATTGCTCATACATCCTTTTTTTATATCACAAATCTACATATATTTGTATCAATATTTACCAAAGTGTAATACATGAAATTGGTAATATACATAGGTTTAGTATAATATTTTGATATGAAGGTTTAgtatattatactttattatggatttgtttggtatatatatagagaaagtgtgtcaaaaaaaaaaaaaaaatttaaagccaataaaaaacatttatagtagtttttattttggattaataGTCAGTTTTTCAGCTAATTaaaaactatataccaaatacttttgtaactgtttgattaattaaaaaagacaaaacccaaaagccaataaaaaaactaatgaaaaataattcatttaccaaacacaccCAACCAAGACAAAACCAAAAAGCTAATACTTTGAGTAGGGATTTAACCAAACATATATATTCATTAACTAAgttaataactaataaaaaaaacaataatatcagCTGATTAAATAAGTCAATTAAACTTAATTGTTGAACACCTCTATACCTTACTTTACTTCGATTACTTGTACAAGAATTGCATACATATATTAATTCTCAAGTTGTATGATTTACTTGTACTAGGATGAGTATATAGTATGTGTTCTTCCACTACAAACAAAACTTAAGAAAATAATGTTCCTCAAAGATTAGACAAACCCACTTTCCTCCCCtatttcctttcctttcctttcttctCTTACACTTCACCTCTCAATAACTAAGAATTAccatcaacattcaacaatggAGTCCATGAAACTAAACCCACAACCCCTCCTTCCACCTCCTCCACCCTATCCTCAACTCCAACCACAACCCCCTACTCAAAACTACATCGTTTTACCCCTCCCACTCCCCTTCAACTTCTCCTTCTCCAACTACAACCCAACTTTACTCAAAAAACTCTTCAAaatcttcttcctcctcctAATCTTATCCTCAATCCTCTTCTTACTCTGGCCGTCAGATCCCAACGTGAAGATCGCACGATTGAAATTGCGCCACGTGAAAATCCACACTCGTCATC
This genomic interval carries:
- the LOC130814037 gene encoding uncharacterized protein LOC130814037 isoform X2; amino-acid sequence: MLDGIFRSNFRTKCKSLLTRIKTRLEVIKKRRNSMQTFLKKDIAELLKSNLDRNAYGRAEGLYKELVLSSCYEFVGQCCASIAENLKEMHKQSDCPEQCKVAVGSLIYAAARFADLPELRDLRNLFHDKYSKTVDPFASKEFMENLKSRPPTTEMKLQLMQALAQEFSVKWDSQLLEEQLRNPSTITHEVPANPTSGNGDNGGAHNNLLKNQSTSVQEKGKQVEVDRQINEEQTHTTRTRRRNSCSELKENIAEESQYLSSIQEETRPENNTPYRKPFTNRIVPAPYIRTNNNNTNEENDSSGKAKPIPKPRSVRTKFLNPSASTNATSSTEQEIDPRQNLSARDSQARPRHDLLSDDEEIIAYFGRKTAVETGVSVKKDGSETPKLLELPPPPGKRRYLFCESQSASPVTKPESLRRSEKSSFVSPDQPQFEAIKAPIRHGRSKTTFVNDGHQVHTRMPDFDKLAERISSLKNV
- the LOC130814037 gene encoding uncharacterized protein LOC130814037 isoform X1 — encoded protein: MLDGIFRSNFRTKCKSLLTRIKTRLEVIKKRRNSMQTFLKKDIAELLKSNLDRNAYGRKAGVSYFAFIWNHLEFASLASMAEGLYKELVLSSCYEFVGQCCASIAENLKEMHKQSDCPEQCKVAVGSLIYAAARFADLPELRDLRNLFHDKYSKTVDPFASKEFMENLKSRPPTTEMKLQLMQALAQEFSVKWDSQLLEEQLRNPSTITHEVPANPTSGNGDNGGAHNNLLKNQSTSVQEKGKQVEVDRQINEEQTHTTRTRRRNSCSELKENIAEESQYLSSIQEETRPENNTPYRKPFTNRIVPAPYIRTNNNNTNEENDSSGKAKPIPKPRSVRTKFLNPSASTNATSSTEQEIDPRQNLSARDSQARPRHDLLSDDEEIIAYFGRKTAVETGVSVKKDGSETPKLLELPPPPGKRRYLFCESQSASPVTKPESLRRSEKSSFVSPDQPQFEAIKAPIRHGRSKTTFVNDGHQVHTRMPDFDKLAERISSLKNV